The genomic DNA GCTGGGAGAGTCTGGTCATCCTACATTAACTTCAggtgaatttttttccttctttagaaTTCATACAAGATATCATATTTGAAAAACTTACTTCTTCTCTTGTGCACTTTTCCTGCTGTTAATTAAGAGTATTTTTTGGACAGTTCATTAGATTGTCTGGTGTTATTTTGGGGTGTGACTTGCTCTTTCTGCTTGTTTGCATGGCATCTCTAGATTCGTTTTGGGATTTATATCACGTAACCTCAATCTGTCtaataaaactttttttgtcAACAgtttttctgctttaaaaagaTCTTGGTGTCCATTCAGTTCTCATGTTAGACTGTTGTTTAAAGTTATTTATCTGAACTAAAATAATTGGCATACCTTTTATAAATGCCAACTGTTTCAGTTTGTAGGTCATCTACTGTCTAGATTTTCTATCTCTGTTGGAGAGAGATATAGAAAATGTTCCCAGAATTACTCTACCTTATGCAAGATACAGATGGATCCAGAATGAAGAGGGTAACTAATGACAAAAATAAGTCATTAAATCacataagaaagaaatattttcaagtgCTAGAGAATGTAACTAATAAGGGAATATTAGAATGTAGAGCCTGAGTCATAAGGTGCTTTTTAAagcaatatatttatattacattcAGGTTTATGCAATAATTGAAACAGAATATATGAAGAGTTTCTATGTAGACAATTTAGGGAACTGGCTCAAATGATTGGAAAATATTTAACTTATATTGCAATATTGATTATATACAAAATTGGGGTATTCTAATTAAGAATGTATCtgaaatatatgtgaaacaaatactatgtgAAGTCTatactataaaataataatatttaaaataatttccagcCCTTCTTCATGAGCAGTATTAGATGTTTCTCAAATATACTCATGGGGAAATTAGTCTCACAAGATGTTACTATATTTCCTGCATTAAAAGACTTTTCTATTGAAAGAGGTAGCATCGTATAAGATGTGAACATGTGTCCAATTTAATAAACAGTAAACAGTAGTCAAACATCAGTACTGGATGCTTTGATGTGCTGAATTTTACCAATTGGGGTCCAATCTACAAGAACCTTTCCCCCATTAATTTTAGGGCTTCCTTTACCTCCTTATTTCTCAAACTATAGATCAGTGGGttcaaaatgggtataataataccATAAAATACGGAGGCCACTTTCATGTTCTCCTCAGAATTATCAGAATGAGGCTGCAAATACATGTATGATAGGGTTCCATAGAAAATGGTGACAGCTGTCAGGTGGGAGGCACACGTGGAGAAGGCTTTTTTCCTCCCTGTGGCAGAAGACATCTGCAGGATGGTGGCGAGGATATACACATAGGAAAAGATGACGACCAACACAGTGAACATCAAGTTAAATCCCACAAAGACAGTTAGTAGCATGATGTTGATGTCAGTGTTGGAGCACGAGAGGGCAAGAATTGGGGGAACATCACAGAAAAAGTGATTGATGGTGTTGAACTTGCAGAAGTACAGAGAAAATGTAAACCCTGTGTGCACAGAAGCATTTATGGAGCCCATGACATAGGAACCGCACACCAGTTGGACGCAGACTCTTCGGGACATGATTACAGGGTAGTGAAGTGGCTTACAGATGGCAACATATCGGTCCACTGCCATGGTGGCTAGGAGGTAACAGTCACTGGTGGCAAATGTTGCATAAACCAATAATTGCATTGCACAGCCCTTGAAGGATATGGATTTATTTTCTACTATGAAGTTTTGCGGCATCTTGGGAGTGATGGCAGAGGTATAACAGATATCAACAAAAGCCAGATGCtgtaggaaaaagtacatgggtgtcTGAAGTCTGGAATCTGTGTTGATGAGTAGGATCATTCCAACATTACCCACCATGGAGGTCACATAGATGACTAGAAATACAACGAAGAGGACATACTGACACTTGTGTTGGGTGCCAAATCCCAGAAGAAAAAATTCTGTCACGTCCGTGCTATTTCCTTCTGTTATGGCTACTGAAGTCCACAGAGGACAAACAGGAGgaccaaaaagaagggaaatatttatgtcttcttgaaggaaaaaAGGCTTTTACATTTCAATCATCCTTTTTGAATTAGATTTTCATGGCACAACATTCAGAACAGGGTTTAATGCTTTCCAAGTattcttctattttcttgatGAGAAACTACCAAAACAGAAGTAGTATGTGAGCCATGgcttcattttgaaaatgaagatttcatagaagaagaatacaaatatgTGTGATTCTAAGAAACACAGCTTTCCAGTATTTTAAACAGGTTCCCTATTTACTTAGAACGATATTCAATTATGACTTTGTACCTTTTCAACAACCTATAGTGTTTCTCATCCATTTATGATTTTGATCCACATtaattttctgatattagtagCATTAATTAGAgacattttctgaattttatttatggtcatatatatttaaatatcattGTACAACTATCCTTAGCATGCAGCTCCATCTTCACAAGGCTGATAGTCTTCTAATTTTACACATATACCTGTATGTACCTCTGAGAGACAGTCTTGCATTCCAGTTTGGTGTAAAAGTCATATGGTAATAATACTATTAATAGATAATAATGGGTTATGTGAAatcataaattttttttctacattgAGTCCTGCTACCTCTGTACCTGGTTTGGTATACAGCTGAGTTGTTTTGATCCATTATTTGTCATGTACTGCAAGCCCTCAAACTCCCATATTCTAGAGTCTTTGAAACACCATTCCACACTGCTGAGCACGGCTCATATATCAGAATGAGCAGAAACTGACCTGCAGCTCATCCacgcatttttcttttcttctgggcaGAGTTAAACCCCCTCCTTCCAAACTTCCTTACGTGTGGTTGTGATACCACGTTCTGCTGATGGAAGGTGGGCAGCAGTACTGGATGTGACGTGTACGCTCCCACCAGCTCCTCCCTGCTGTTTACACATGGGAACCATATGACTTTCTACTCCCTTTCTTCCTCACCTGCTGGTTGGATATTGACATTGAGGGAAACTTTGGAAGCCATGTGTTGGGGTTGCCAGATAGAATACAGCAAACTCAGTTACATTTGAATTGCAGatgaaaacataatttttgtAGTATAAGTGTAATCTAAGGACTATATGGGAAATAGTTAACACATTCCTCACTGTTTATCTAAAACTCACATTTAATTCAGtctcttgtattttatttatggaCTCTGGGAGCCACGCTTGTGATGCTTTTTGTTCTCCTTCAGGCTGGGCTCTTGAATGACTGTGTAGAGCAAAGTCCCCCTGCCAGCAACCCCTTTCCCCCACTGGATTTTATGTGGTTGGGAACTTCTATTGTGATAAGACTTGTACTGAGATGCTGGGTATGCATTTATCCCAACAGCTAGTCTATTTCATTCCACTGTCACTGCAGTCATGCTTTGTGTGTTCCTGAGGGACCTTCAGTCTCCTGAGACATGGTAATTTGGAGACTGCTCAGGGATGAACAGAGTCTTGTAGGTGTGACTCTTTGTATCATTCAGAATGCATTATTCTGCAAAAAAGAAAGCTTAACttatagtatttatttttgttctctatatattgtcattttttgttttctataaatTGTCTGAACtattgtaatatttttctttctggaattaaTTAAAGTTAAGTATTTAATAAGTTCTGTAAAGCTATCATGAGTGTCAAATGGCAACTGTATGTGAAGGTGTGGCTGCATAATGGGATCAAATTTTATATGCTGTATATCCCCCAAAACTAAGATTAATATTTTATgagaaattttatctttaaatgaaTGCTGTCCTATACATTGTGCTTCGGGTGCTAAATATTTAATGCCAAAGGTAATGCCTTTAACAAAATAGTTTCTAAGACTTTTCCATTGGTAATTGCTTTCAGAATCTCAATCCCATTTTCTTGAGTATAAATCAAGAGtggtaattttttccttttggggGATCATTCAAAACCAGTGAGAAGGTGGGAAGAATTACTTTTGAAAATCACATTCATCCCTCCCCTCCATGCAGTAGAAtacaaaagataatgagaaacTATTTGGTAGAAAACACCAGAACATGGATGAAATATGCAAAGATCATTCAGGAGGCCTGCGAGGCTCCTGAGCAGGGAAGGAGGGGCCTGGCACTGAGGCCTGGGAAGGAATGGGCCAACCAGAGCGCTGGCCCTGAGGGGACGTGCAGGTGCTAGAGGGCTTCTGACATTACAGGAGAGACAGATCCCAGGTTAAACACTTTCTTGATATGCTGAGAGCATAAGGACACAAACATACAATCTCAGTGAATTATGGCTTAGAAAAGGTGCCCTGAGAGGAAACATCTCGTGCTTtggcacacacgcacacaaatgTTCCATCTAAGAACTGGTAACGACCTCCCTGAATTCACGTGGGTTTGGGTTTAAATTTGCATTGCTATATATGTAATTCACAGCAAATTGTGCTGGCTTGTGAATACCTCAGCTACCAGGTAGAAACAAAGTAAAACCCCAAATAGTAACATATCAAATTCCTTCAGATTCCTGCAGGTCAAAGCAGTGAAGCTGAAATATAATcccaaaagtgaaaaaaaaaaaacccaaaacaaagcCAAAAGTCATCTTGAGCAAAACATCACagaaacaatacagagaagattTCAATAGCATAGTGTTTGGGGTATTGGAATCTTCAGGAATATAGAGTactagagttttatttttttccatttccatcttATCACCAGAGATGGAGGGATTACTCTGGTCTTGGGCTGAAACACCCTACAATCTTGATTCTAACCCTTTAGCTCCACCGTTTCCAACATGCATAGCATTGATACATGGCGGCTTTTGAAGAAATGGGATTTGCTTTGTTTTACTTACGCCAGGGTTTCCCTAGATTCTGTTTCTCAGACTTGTGCAGGCTGATCACTCACCAAGATCTCTGTGTGGTTCCTTCTAATTAGGGAGTTTATAGCTGGGGCCTAAGGGATCAACAGCTGCTCCGCTGAGAATCTGAGTTTCTAGGGGTTGAGACAGAATTGGAATAAACAATGTTGCAGTCATTTTCTGTACCTCATTTAAACTTTGTAAAGAGGATAAATTTCATCATGTTACTCTCATTAGGAACTGCAtgtctatgtgtgtttgtgtgtgtctgtgttgcttTGTTATATAGAAAACCCCCCCTTTAAAAGTTTTTTGTTATGCATCAGGTTGAACAATTTTTAATATACCTAAGAATGTGCATTTATGTCTAGAAAGTTGACTCTGTCACCATAACCACTAAAATACTTGACTATGTGCAGAAGAGAGTTGGGAAGCTAGTCTAAATTTAAGGGCATATGTTCCCAATGTGACAGAGTTACTATTATTTGGATCTCTTTTATATTACAACTGActatttgatgaaaaatttaccCTTGATTCCTTTCTGTCTTGTTTTttgaaaatgtatacattttgaaaatctgTTCTGGTTAAATATACCTTTTCTCCAGTTCCTCTTATGATATCATTCTATTTCAGGTAACAGTCTTTTGATAAGAGATTTTGAGAAGTATTTGGCTCTAAACTTGCTAGGGTTACACCTTTAAGGTAATCAGTGAAAGGAGAAAGCCAGGTTCTGGGTCTGAAGCTTTTTGATCAACAAGCAAACCTATGAAGGAAAGTTAGTGTTGAAAGTGTGGTGAACTGACATCCAACATTACTTATTGCATGATCAGTGTCTAGGTCAGGATGGGTTCCACTGGCAGTAGAGGAAAAACAAATATACACTGGCTCACAAAAATGGGGTTTTGGATGGAAGAGAAAAAGGTGgtagagaaggaaaataaggtGGAAACCTCatcccaaaaacctaaaacacAAAAGTATTGCAAATACAATtgaacctgaaaatgacctgaagattgCAGAAGAGACCACTTACACCTGGAGATAAGAAGCCCTCactgaaaagggtaaagtggcaaagccgatcatgtgggacccaagccctccaccCACCCTAGCCcacagagaggagaaagaggaacagatggggaggggacaggagcccaggattgctgaaTCCTGGCCATGGAGATCTTCTCTGGAGCATGAGCCCCCATTACATGGTGTTCcagtgattagcagggctgggcAGCAAAGACAGACAGAACACATGGGGAGGCTGAGATCTATGCTGCTGGTGGAGCACTCCACCAGTGCCTCCCCCCGCCCACCCCATACAAAAGTCAAACGGGCAGTTTGAAAGTcttcccagcagtgggaggggccAGTGTTGGACAGATCTTTTTTCTCAGGAGAAATGGCAGGTGGACAATCCCTCCCCACCATGCCCTCAGCCAAACAGGTTGGGAATTCTTGGAAGTCCCAGACACTCCAACCCCCTCACTGGCAACGcagccccaaggctcctccctgcaggcaGAGCCAGCAgacaacccacttggcccagcagtaTTGTCAGATTTTGATGCTGAGTAGGCAGAGAGAGACCTTCCCAGATTTCTCAGCTTTGTTTCAGCCTAAATGGGGAAGTGCCTGCAGGGGCTCCTTCCTCCCCCTGGGTGCCAGGTCCTTTGTGACAGGCCTGGGCAGAGCCACACAACAGGCCACTCATCCCATAAGGCTGCAGCCCTTGCTATTGCTCCAGGCCAGGCACAGGGCTGCCCGGCGGCCCACAGCAACTCCAGCAGAGACTTCTGCAGTGATCGCAAATGTGCATCCAAAGCAAACTGCCTGCCTAGAATCAGACCAGTACAAGCCAGAAAgaaaggtggccctgcccaccGCACACTACCAGCTGGGGCTCCCTCATTGGAAAGTAACGAGTTTTGAGCTACTGGGCACTAGCGTTCATCTCCTTCATAAAGCTACTACTCCACAGGAAGAAAATTAGAAACACTGACAatatgaggagacagaggaatatgttccaaacaaaactacaagacaaaacaccagaaagagggctgaatgaaacagaaatcaccaatcttgataaaaatttccacataaaagtcataaccatcctcatggatctatagaaaaatattcaaggtctcagggaggacttcagcaAAAAGGTAAAAGATCTGCAAAAGAATCACTCAGAgttaaagaatacagtatctgaaatgaaacatacaatggagggattcaaTAGAAGATTATCACAGGTTGAAGAAGCtgtaaatggaatgaaaattggggaacaagaaaacaataaagcagaaaaacagagaaaaaaggatctccaggtatGAAAAAATAATGAGAGCTGTGTGAGCAATCTAAATGGAACAGTATTTACATAATAGGTGTATCAAAAAGAGAAGAGGGAGACTAAgggacagaaagtctctttgaggaaatagttATTGAAAACTTaaccagtctggggaaggaaatagacactcaggccatggaagttcagagagcacctaacaaaaggaaccccaggaaggcaacaccaagaagtataataatcaaaatggcaaagatcagagaTGAGAAGACAGTATTGAAAacctccagagagagaaaaacgatgtttttaaaggaattcccatcaggctatcagcagaacgttacaggccagaagggagggccatgatatatttaatgtaatgaaacagaaagacctCCAATGAAGAATCTTCTAACCAGCAAGacagtcatttaaatttgaagcagagattaaacaattttcagggaaacaaaagttgaaggaattcaccgcCAGTAAGTGAGCCCTACAGGAGATGTTAAAGGACTGCTGTAgaaggaaatgttcctaaggctaaatagcagtcaccagtgaaaataaacccacagtaaaggtagtacatCAATGAATTACCTagaaagtacaaaattaaatcaactactcacaaaatcagtcaagggatacacaaaaaatgcagaatatgacacctgaTATATAAACTGtggaggaataataataataataagaaaaacgtacttctagatt from Manis pentadactyla isolate mManPen7 chromosome 9, mManPen7.hap1, whole genome shotgun sequence includes the following:
- the LOC130684758 gene encoding putative olfactory receptor 5AK3, which produces MSISNQQPFFLQEDINISLLFGPPVCPLWTSVAITEGNSTDVTEFFLLGFGTQHKCQYVLFVVFLVIYVTSMVGNVGMILLINTDSRLQTPMYFFLQHLAFVDICYTSAITPKMPQNFIVENKSISFKGCAMQLLVYATFATSDCYLLATMAVDRYVAICKPLHYPVIMSRRVCVQLVCGSYVMGSINASVHTGFTFSLYFCKFNTINHFFCDVPPILALSCSNTDINIMLLTVFVGFNLMFTVLVVIFSYVYILATILQMSSATGRKKAFSTCASHLTAVTIFYGTLSYMYLQPHSDNSEENMKVASVFYGIIIPILNPLIYSLRNKEVKEALKLMGERFL